A stretch of Imperialibacter roseus DNA encodes these proteins:
- a CDS encoding response regulator transcription factor: MAKILIVEDELHMRMGLKDNLEFEGYAVELAEDGEKGLQKIQQASYDLIVLDAMMPKMSGFDVCRQTRKLGIKTPIIFLTAKGEEIDKVVGLEIGADDYMTKPFSLRELIARIKAILRRTDGQSGAGAAGNADDIEKASIGRLTIDFKHYLAHEGSEQVKLSHKEFDILKFLLANKNDIVSRYKLLEDVWGYEAQPTTRTVDNFILKLRQKVEDNPNEPKIILTVHGIGYKMIID, encoded by the coding sequence ATGGCCAAGATATTGATAGTTGAAGATGAGCTGCACATGCGGATGGGACTGAAAGACAACCTGGAGTTTGAAGGCTATGCCGTGGAGCTGGCAGAAGACGGTGAAAAAGGCTTGCAGAAAATTCAGCAGGCTTCGTACGACCTGATTGTGCTCGATGCGATGATGCCCAAAATGTCAGGGTTTGATGTGTGCAGGCAGACTCGCAAGCTCGGCATCAAAACGCCTATCATTTTCCTGACCGCCAAAGGAGAGGAAATCGACAAAGTGGTAGGGCTTGAGATCGGCGCTGACGATTATATGACGAAGCCGTTCAGTCTGAGGGAGCTCATTGCCCGGATAAAGGCCATCCTTAGAAGAACCGATGGGCAATCAGGAGCTGGGGCAGCAGGAAACGCAGACGATATCGAGAAAGCCTCCATTGGCAGGCTAACTATCGACTTTAAGCACTACCTGGCCCACGAGGGGAGCGAGCAGGTAAAGCTATCGCACAAGGAGTTTGATATCCTGAAGTTTCTCCTTGCTAACAAGAACGACATTGTGAGTCGCTATAAGCTGCTCGAAGATGTGTGGGGTTACGAGGCGCAGCCCACCACCCGAACCGTCGACAATTTCATACTGAAGCTCCGCCAGAAAGTAGAAGACAACCCCAATGAGCCAAAGATTATCCTGACAGTGCATGGCATTGGGTATAAGATGATTATTGATTGA
- a CDS encoding sensor histidine kinase, which translates to MRTSFAKISFILVLVIVLPISVLVIFEVRSLNQSVAMMQAIYDKQIDTFLFSINQYSDDVVNSMTTRIDDAWSRKGAGEFPKEILEGYPGVSAIFFFPLEKSQKLAFYAKDEIPQQQLITLLENHIREDSALVKKMTGYRSAGFRKIEPYKVLAIEGERFNTLLMVLGENPDTYSLCVMIIRPSDFIEELIAPKMEQVAGEEFVLAASNKVTGELIYTTDSLMNNKARSKTIWLLPEYELEIYIPGNSIEMVMQERSNTNMIMIGMVSMVLLLGFAMVFRNIRAEMQLAQTKSDFVSNVSHEIRTPLSLISMFAETLMLGRVTTETRKKEYYEIIVKETGRLTNIVNKILNFSQIEANKKTYHLESVLLNDIVREVLHTYSFHLENKGFTYKVHFTDDLPNMMADTESVMEAIINLLDNAIKYSPDTKHLDISTERMEQWVVVAVKDQGVGIEEKKLKQIFDKFYRVTQGDIYNTQGAGLGLSIVKHIMEAHGGQISVESEPGKGSTFKLMFPILVKK; encoded by the coding sequence ATGAGGACATCTTTTGCTAAAATATCATTTATCCTGGTGCTGGTCATTGTGCTGCCCATCAGCGTACTAGTGATATTCGAAGTCCGCAGCCTCAATCAGAGCGTGGCCATGATGCAGGCTATCTACGACAAGCAAATCGACACCTTCCTGTTCTCCATCAATCAATATTCCGACGACGTGGTCAACAGCATGACCACCCGCATTGACGATGCCTGGAGCAGAAAAGGGGCAGGCGAGTTTCCAAAAGAGATCCTTGAAGGTTACCCGGGGGTGTCGGCTATCTTTTTCTTTCCGCTGGAAAAAAGCCAAAAGCTGGCCTTTTACGCCAAAGACGAAATCCCCCAACAACAACTCATAACCCTGCTTGAAAACCACATCCGGGAAGACTCAGCGTTGGTTAAAAAAATGACTGGCTACCGGTCGGCTGGCTTTCGGAAAATTGAACCCTACAAGGTGCTGGCTATAGAGGGCGAGCGGTTCAACACCCTGCTGATGGTGCTGGGAGAAAATCCCGACACTTATTCGCTCTGTGTGATGATCATTCGCCCTTCCGACTTCATTGAAGAGCTAATTGCACCTAAAATGGAACAGGTGGCAGGCGAGGAGTTTGTGCTGGCGGCATCCAACAAGGTGACCGGCGAGCTTATTTACACCACCGACTCACTAATGAACAACAAGGCACGCTCCAAAACCATCTGGTTGCTGCCTGAGTACGAACTGGAGATCTACATTCCCGGCAACTCCATTGAGATGGTGATGCAGGAACGATCCAACACCAACATGATCATGATAGGCATGGTGTCGATGGTGCTGCTATTGGGTTTTGCGATGGTTTTCAGGAACATCAGGGCAGAAATGCAGCTGGCGCAAACCAAGTCGGACTTTGTCAGCAACGTGTCTCATGAAATCAGAACACCACTGTCGCTCATCAGCATGTTCGCAGAAACCCTGATGCTGGGGCGGGTAACTACGGAAACAAGGAAGAAAGAGTACTACGAGATCATTGTAAAGGAAACGGGCAGGCTGACCAATATTGTGAATAAGATCCTGAATTTCTCTCAGATAGAGGCCAATAAAAAGACGTATCACCTGGAGTCGGTTTTGCTTAACGACATTGTGAGAGAGGTGCTCCACACCTATTCGTTTCATCTGGAAAACAAGGGATTTACCTACAAGGTCCACTTCACGGATGACTTACCCAACATGATGGCAGACACGGAGTCGGTGATGGAAGCCATTATCAACCTGCTCGACAATGCCATCAAATACAGCCCCGACACCAAACACCTGGATATATCTACAGAACGGATGGAGCAATGGGTCGTGGTGGCCGTTAAAGACCAGGGCGTGGGCATTGAAGAAAAAAAGTTAAAACAGATCTTCGACAAGTTTTACCGGGTGACGCAGGGCGATATCTACAACACCCAGGGAGCGGGGCTCGGGCTGTCGATAGTGAAACACATTATGGAAGCGCATGGCGGGCAAATTTCCGTAGAAAGCGAGCCGGGAAAGGGTAGTACCTTTAAACTGATGTTTCCTATTTTAGTAAAGAAATAA
- a CDS encoding aromatic ring-hydroxylating oxygenase subunit alpha: MSPLNIDPNIKRATTLPASFYRDSHVFESLREKVFARSWQWIGQESQVSLSESVYPLTLLEGYLDEPLLLTKDSDEQVRCLSNVCTHRGALLCMNPGRAKKLVCQYHGRRFALDGKFEHMPEFGEAENFPRDCDNLPALELRKWFGFLFTSLAPAFDFQQVIDVMQERVGFLDHTKFRFAPEFSRDYLVNSHWALYCDNYLEGFHIPFVHKDLNAVLDYGTYKTVVYDHCNLQIGYGKPGSDCFELPEGHPDSGKIVSAWYYWVFPNMMFNFYPWGLSVNIVKPLSIGRTKVSFLTYILDEERYKQGADVMTDKVEREDEFVVEAVQKGIRSRFYPGGRFSPTREKGVHHFHTLLAKFVQNTEK; the protein is encoded by the coding sequence ATGAGCCCATTGAACATTGACCCAAATATTAAAAGAGCTACCACACTGCCCGCTTCCTTTTACCGAGACAGCCATGTGTTCGAAAGCCTCAGGGAGAAAGTCTTCGCCCGGTCGTGGCAGTGGATAGGGCAGGAGAGTCAGGTAAGCCTTTCGGAGAGTGTCTATCCGCTTACTTTGCTGGAAGGATATTTGGACGAGCCGCTTTTGCTGACAAAGGACAGTGACGAGCAAGTTCGTTGCCTGAGCAATGTATGCACACACCGGGGAGCACTGCTTTGCATGAACCCTGGTAGGGCAAAAAAGCTCGTTTGTCAGTACCACGGACGGCGGTTTGCCCTCGATGGCAAGTTTGAGCACATGCCGGAGTTTGGTGAAGCAGAAAACTTTCCCAGGGACTGCGATAACCTGCCTGCGTTAGAGCTGCGGAAGTGGTTTGGCTTCCTTTTCACCTCGTTGGCTCCGGCTTTCGATTTTCAGCAGGTGATTGATGTGATGCAGGAGCGGGTAGGTTTTCTTGACCACACGAAGTTCCGTTTTGCGCCGGAATTCAGCAGGGACTACCTGGTCAACAGCCACTGGGCTCTGTATTGCGACAACTACCTCGAAGGCTTTCACATCCCGTTTGTGCACAAAGACCTGAACGCTGTGCTCGACTACGGCACATACAAGACAGTGGTGTACGACCATTGCAACCTGCAGATAGGGTACGGCAAACCCGGCAGCGACTGCTTTGAACTGCCCGAGGGCCACCCTGACTCAGGCAAGATCGTTTCAGCCTGGTATTACTGGGTTTTCCCCAATATGATGTTTAACTTTTATCCATGGGGGCTGTCTGTCAACATAGTGAAGCCTCTCTCCATTGGAAGAACCAAAGTGAGCTTCCTTACTTATATATTGGATGAGGAGCGCTACAAGCAAGGAGCGGATGTGATGACCGACAAGGTAGAACGGGAAGACGAGTTTGTGGTGGAGGCTGTGCAGAAGGGCATTCGGTCCCGGTTTTATCCGGGAGGCCGGTTCTCACCAACACGAGAGAAAGGCGTGCATCATTTTCACACCTTGCTAGCGAAGTTTGTTCAAAATACCGAGAAATAG
- a CDS encoding alpha-hydroxy-acid oxidizing protein, which produces MSEPMDALSWQKKIYLDGMAGILPKVPVDFAKLQKAAKKKMSKEAWAYIAGGAGRETTMAENLSGFEKWKIVPRMLNDVSRRDTSTTLFGQKLPLPLLLSPVGVLEMVHKKADLAVGKAAAKAGIPFIFSNQASVPMETVARAMGDSPRWFQLYWSKSNELVESLVKRAENCGCSAIVVTLDTSMLGWRTRDLDLAFLPFLKAKGIAQYTSDPVFMRLLREKAIGEETPVERKIRPTTFLSLIQLLNNYPGNFFKNAFSGEPLAAVRQFINIYSRPSLTWQDLAFLRKRTKLPILLKGILHPEDAKMAMEHEMDGIILSNHGGRQVDGAVSTIEMLPEVKKAVGEDFPILLDSGVRSGADMMKAVALGASAVCMARSYAFGLAIDGEEGVYDVIRNMAADFELNMGLAGCKNIEEVKALKLRE; this is translated from the coding sequence ATGAGCGAACCCATGGATGCCCTCAGCTGGCAAAAGAAGATTTACCTTGACGGCATGGCTGGTATTTTACCGAAGGTGCCTGTCGACTTTGCCAAACTTCAGAAAGCCGCCAAAAAGAAAATGAGCAAAGAGGCCTGGGCCTATATTGCCGGAGGCGCAGGTCGGGAGACTACGATGGCTGAAAACCTCTCAGGCTTCGAAAAATGGAAGATTGTTCCCCGCATGCTCAACGATGTATCAAGAAGGGACACTTCTACTACCCTCTTTGGTCAAAAGCTTCCCCTACCACTGCTGCTCTCTCCAGTGGGCGTGCTGGAAATGGTGCACAAAAAGGCCGACCTGGCGGTGGGGAAGGCTGCAGCAAAAGCTGGCATTCCCTTTATCTTTTCCAATCAGGCGTCAGTGCCAATGGAAACGGTTGCCAGGGCCATGGGCGATAGCCCAAGGTGGTTTCAGCTCTACTGGAGCAAGTCGAATGAGCTGGTGGAAAGCCTGGTGAAAAGGGCCGAGAATTGTGGCTGTTCGGCTATCGTGGTAACGCTCGACACCTCCATGCTCGGCTGGAGAACCAGGGACCTCGACCTGGCCTTCCTCCCCTTCCTGAAAGCCAAGGGCATTGCTCAATACACCAGCGATCCGGTGTTTATGCGCCTGCTGAGAGAGAAAGCCATCGGCGAGGAAACGCCTGTGGAAAGGAAAATCAGGCCAACCACCTTTCTGTCCCTTATTCAATTATTAAACAACTACCCAGGCAACTTCTTTAAAAACGCTTTTTCTGGCGAACCACTGGCTGCCGTCCGACAATTTATCAATATCTACTCCCGGCCTTCCCTTACCTGGCAAGATCTCGCATTTCTGAGAAAAAGAACCAAGCTACCCATTCTGCTGAAGGGCATTCTGCACCCGGAAGATGCGAAAATGGCCATGGAACATGAAATGGATGGCATTATACTTTCTAACCACGGAGGCAGACAGGTAGATGGCGCTGTGAGCACCATTGAAATGTTGCCAGAAGTGAAAAAAGCCGTTGGTGAAGACTTCCCCATCCTGCTCGATTCGGGCGTACGCTCCGGGGCGGACATGATGAAAGCGGTGGCACTCGGTGCTTCGGCCGTTTGCATGGCAAGGAGTTATGCTTTCGGGTTGGCCATTGACGGAGAAGAGGGGGTATACGATGTCATCAGGAACATGGCAGCCGATTTTGAGCTCAACATGGGCTTGGCTGGTTGCAAGAATATTGAGGAAGTGAAAGCGCTGAAATTGAGAGAATAG
- a CDS encoding beta galactosidase jelly roll domain-containing protein — MHSARYISTICLLLFSASVFSQGRNMQKVVSLRGSWKFHIGDNMDWAKPKYDDSQWETIYAPSEWESEGFNGYDGYAWYRKKFDGSEVAKFNNIYLNLGYIDDVDQVFVNGHLIGFFGSFPPQFSTAYNAKRWYYIPSEFLNLNGENVISVRIFDTIHSGGIVSGDIGLFASWSSLDQGMRLEGVWKFAEGYESQWKLASFDDKKWGVIMVPGFLHTKGKKHWESTFYYRKHFKMDARLKDKPLVLLLGKIDDFDKVYLNGKLIGATNDGRPLGQSHSWETYRDYPIPPELINWEGENVISVEVTDIGGNAGIYEGPVGIFPAEIIDKFLR; from the coding sequence ATGCATAGCGCTAGATACATTTCTACTATTTGCCTTCTGCTATTTTCTGCTTCAGTTTTTTCGCAAGGAAGAAACATGCAAAAAGTGGTATCGCTGCGAGGCAGCTGGAAATTTCACATTGGTGACAATATGGATTGGGCAAAGCCCAAATACGATGACAGCCAGTGGGAAACTATCTATGCGCCGTCGGAATGGGAGTCGGAAGGCTTCAACGGCTATGATGGCTACGCCTGGTATAGAAAGAAATTCGATGGCAGCGAAGTAGCCAAATTCAACAATATTTACCTCAACCTTGGCTATATCGACGATGTTGATCAGGTATTTGTCAATGGCCATCTTATCGGTTTTTTTGGTAGCTTCCCTCCTCAATTCAGTACCGCCTACAATGCCAAGCGATGGTATTACATTCCTTCAGAATTCCTGAACCTGAATGGAGAGAATGTCATTTCAGTCCGGATATTTGACACCATCCACAGCGGCGGCATTGTCAGCGGTGACATCGGTCTTTTTGCGTCGTGGAGCTCGCTCGATCAGGGAATGAGGCTGGAAGGAGTATGGAAGTTTGCCGAAGGCTACGAATCGCAATGGAAGCTCGCCAGCTTTGATGATAAAAAGTGGGGAGTAATTATGGTGCCTGGCTTCCTGCACACCAAAGGCAAAAAACACTGGGAAAGCACCTTCTACTACCGCAAGCACTTCAAAATGGATGCGAGGTTAAAGGACAAGCCGCTGGTGCTCCTACTGGGTAAAATCGACGACTTCGATAAGGTGTACCTGAATGGAAAGCTGATTGGTGCTACCAACGACGGCAGGCCTCTGGGTCAGTCGCACTCATGGGAAACTTACCGGGACTACCCCATCCCCCCTGAACTCATCAACTGGGAGGGCGAGAATGTTATTTCGGTAGAAGTTACTGACATTGGTGGCAACGCTGGCATCTACGAAGGCCCCGTGGGCATCTTCCCAGCCGAGATCATTGATAAGTTCCTGAGGTAA
- a CDS encoding tetratricopeptide repeat-containing sensor histidine kinase, with the protein MSTAYFYKNEYLNVIDYGIKSIDIFRKLGDSLRVADNYTTLSSAYKYLGHRKEALEYNLRSVELMKQYGKPTDYATSLYALGNYYMETKEYDKCETYYLEALTILEGADSPGKLADMYFNMGVLSAVKKRIDESSGFYEKSLGLYQALGDEASYPKVWTAIGYNFYVQGKFTKAKSYYLKAEQGLSISSSTYSYCYNLASLSRTEYMLKNYGSALNYAKKMERVASDVGVLRFSIDAQVLFRQVYDAQGDLPKAYASLQLFHILSDSLQNIEKEKVVKELTIKYETELKEKEIAKLTSETKAQEQEVLLATSEKNAYRVGIVLAVALAIAVSAFFAQRQKASQLRSMQALTERNVRIDALLKEQEVSSLNALIEGQEKERMRIAEELHDRLGSMLSAIKLNFISSTVKKDVEQKSPENETVKTTQMLDEAVTEVRRISHNLSTGQVSRYGLVSSMDDLAARINQSDSVAMKVMHFNLEERLPVEMETGIYRITQEMLANVLKHAHASEFIVQLNKTENSVILTAEDDGIGFDYKEARRRGGIGLQNIENRVKKFGGQFSVDTAPGKGAILTFEFPLEA; encoded by the coding sequence ATGTCAACAGCGTATTTTTATAAGAATGAGTATTTAAATGTTATTGACTATGGGATTAAGTCGATAGACATTTTTCGAAAATTAGGAGACTCCTTGCGGGTGGCTGATAATTACACCACTCTGAGTAGCGCTTATAAATATCTGGGACATAGAAAAGAGGCCCTTGAGTACAACTTACGTTCGGTCGAATTAATGAAACAATATGGAAAGCCGACTGATTATGCAACATCCCTCTATGCGTTGGGTAATTATTATATGGAAACTAAGGAGTACGACAAGTGCGAGACTTATTATTTAGAAGCTTTAACGATTCTTGAGGGAGCAGATTCACCTGGTAAGCTCGCTGACATGTACTTCAATATGGGAGTTCTATCAGCGGTTAAAAAAAGGATAGATGAGTCCTCCGGCTTCTATGAAAAGTCTCTTGGTTTATATCAAGCGCTTGGCGACGAAGCCAGCTACCCAAAAGTCTGGACAGCTATTGGGTACAATTTTTATGTGCAAGGAAAATTTACTAAAGCCAAAAGCTACTATTTAAAGGCAGAGCAGGGACTTTCAATATCAAGTAGTACCTACAGTTACTGTTATAATCTGGCGTCTTTGTCACGCACTGAGTACATGCTTAAGAACTATGGGTCGGCATTGAACTACGCAAAAAAAATGGAAAGAGTAGCTAGTGATGTTGGAGTTCTTAGGTTTAGTATAGATGCCCAAGTTCTTTTTCGACAAGTATATGATGCCCAGGGAGATTTACCCAAAGCCTATGCAAGCCTGCAGCTCTTCCACATACTCTCCGACTCGCTGCAGAATATCGAAAAGGAAAAAGTTGTCAAAGAACTCACCATCAAATACGAAACCGAACTCAAGGAAAAGGAAATAGCGAAGCTCACCTCGGAAACGAAGGCGCAGGAGCAGGAAGTGCTGCTGGCTACATCAGAAAAGAATGCCTACCGGGTGGGTATTGTGTTGGCAGTGGCGCTGGCCATTGCGGTCTCGGCCTTTTTTGCACAACGGCAAAAGGCCAGCCAGCTCAGAAGTATGCAGGCGCTAACAGAACGCAATGTTCGCATCGATGCGCTTTTGAAAGAGCAGGAGGTAAGCTCGCTCAATGCCCTGATAGAAGGGCAGGAAAAGGAACGCATGCGAATAGCTGAGGAGCTTCACGATCGTCTGGGGAGTATGCTGTCGGCGATTAAACTGAATTTTATTAGCAGCACTGTCAAAAAAGACGTAGAACAAAAAAGCCCCGAAAACGAGACAGTCAAAACCACCCAAATGCTGGATGAGGCGGTGACCGAAGTGAGGCGCATTTCTCATAACCTCTCTACCGGTCAGGTATCCCGGTATGGGCTGGTCAGCTCCATGGATGACCTGGCAGCGAGGATCAACCAGTCGGACAGCGTGGCCATGAAAGTGATGCACTTTAACCTGGAAGAACGGCTGCCGGTAGAAATGGAAACAGGTATTTACCGTATCACCCAGGAAATGCTGGCCAATGTGCTCAAACATGCGCATGCCAGCGAGTTCATTGTTCAGCTGAATAAGACAGAGAACAGCGTGATACTGACTGCGGAAGACGACGGAATAGGCTTCGACTACAAAGAAGCCAGAAGAAGGGGTGGCATTGGCTTGCAGAATATTGAAAATCGGGTGAAGAAGTTCGGAGGGCAGTTCAGTGTTGACACCGCCCCGGGTAAAGGGGCTATTTTAACTTTTGAGTTTCCGCTGGAAGCCTGA
- a CDS encoding response regulator transcription factor, with translation MSDIKVLIADDHHLMVDGIKSLLDDVEGLEIVGVANDGEETMVFVSRRPVDVILLDLQMPKMNGFQVAEQIKKKYPKIRILVLTMYDKPGFIRELLESGVDGYVLKNTGKEELVQGIMTVHKGEKFFSKEVSGIFYDSFRKEKDENTFLTSREIEIIKLIAQELTSQEIAEKLFLSHFTVDTHRRNIINKLGVKNTAGLIRYAYENGYFDLQN, from the coding sequence ATGAGTGATATTAAGGTGTTGATAGCAGATGACCATCATTTGATGGTAGATGGCATCAAGTCGTTGCTAGACGATGTGGAGGGGCTGGAGATTGTTGGTGTGGCCAATGATGGAGAGGAAACCATGGTGTTTGTTTCCAGAAGGCCCGTTGACGTGATTTTGCTCGATTTGCAAATGCCCAAGATGAACGGCTTTCAGGTAGCAGAGCAGATCAAAAAGAAGTACCCGAAAATCCGCATCCTCGTGCTGACCATGTACGACAAGCCTGGCTTTATCCGTGAGCTGCTGGAGTCGGGTGTGGATGGCTATGTGCTGAAAAACACCGGCAAAGAGGAGCTTGTGCAGGGAATTATGACCGTACACAAGGGTGAGAAATTCTTTAGTAAGGAGGTTTCCGGGATTTTCTATGACAGCTTCCGGAAGGAGAAGGATGAAAACACCTTTCTCACTAGCAGAGAGATTGAAATCATCAAACTGATAGCGCAGGAGCTTACTTCTCAGGAAATAGCCGAAAAGCTATTCCTCAGCCACTTTACGGTAGACACCCACCGCCGTAATATCATCAACAAGCTGGGAGTGAAAAACACAGCTGGCCTTATCCGATACGCCTATGAGAATGGGTATTTTGATTTGCAGAACTAG
- a CDS encoding tetratricopeptide repeat-containing sensor histidine kinase, which produces MTRRIVTLLLFSFFYFNTNSQRIEKRADVDSLFLVFDNLSVTNPDSALEMSTKLEMLFADRNDTVKLAQMYRSISMIHRAKSDYLKLIEFGNKSIELYRQLGDSLRVAFNYNNVATAHQYLGHRKQSLELLLRSLELRKLYGSPEQYTVGLHSLGNYFMEIGEYEKCERYYMEAIEILEELDDISRLSDIYTSMGVLSGLKKDYEKSLEFYEIALRMYEELGEESQFPGIWYALGYNFFKQENFLKAKAYFLRADDSDLKLTDRYKFCYNLLMLSITELKLENYQSALKYVREADELASEIGALSYSREAQSILNDIFLELGDYKQAYQSLRLYRELSDSLYSIDKENTVKELTIKYETELKEQEIQKLSSEKELQEKEILLATTEKNAYMIAVVFAIALALAILAFFTQRQKAMQLRSEKALAERNTQINSLLQEQEVNTLSALLEGQEKERLRIAEELHDRLGSLLSAIKLNFNGWIGKRDLSQDEVEDYSAKTSGLLDEAVTEVRRVSHNLSTGQVSRYGLVGSMEDLAATVNRSDSIKMKVLHFNLGERLPIELETGIYRIVQEMLANVLKHANAQEFTVQLSKTDNSVILTAEDDGKGFDYREARKRGGIGLHNIDNRVKKFGGQFSVDSSPGKGTIFTFEFPLEA; this is translated from the coding sequence ATGACTCGACGAATCGTTACTTTGTTACTATTCTCTTTTTTTTATTTTAACACGAATAGTCAGAGAATTGAGAAAAGGGCTGATGTAGACAGCCTTTTTTTGGTTTTTGACAATCTTAGTGTGACAAATCCGGATTCAGCGCTCGAAATGTCAACCAAACTTGAAATGTTATTCGCTGACCGTAATGACACAGTCAAACTTGCTCAAATGTACCGGAGTATTTCCATGATACATAGAGCTAAATCTGACTATTTAAAGCTCATAGAGTTTGGGAACAAATCCATAGAGCTTTATCGTCAGCTGGGTGATTCGCTGCGGGTGGCATTTAACTATAATAATGTGGCAACTGCGCATCAATACTTAGGCCATCGAAAGCAATCGTTAGAACTTCTTCTGCGTTCGTTGGAGCTAAGAAAACTATATGGTTCACCTGAACAGTACACTGTTGGCCTGCATTCGCTTGGTAACTACTTTATGGAGATAGGTGAATACGAAAAATGTGAACGATATTATATGGAAGCCATTGAAATTTTGGAAGAGCTAGATGACATCTCCAGACTTTCAGATATATATACGAGCATGGGCGTTCTTTCCGGACTAAAAAAGGACTACGAGAAATCACTTGAGTTCTACGAAATAGCCTTGCGGATGTATGAAGAACTGGGAGAAGAGTCCCAGTTTCCAGGTATATGGTATGCTTTGGGCTACAATTTTTTCAAACAAGAAAATTTCTTGAAGGCGAAGGCTTATTTTCTTCGTGCTGACGATAGTGATTTGAAACTGACTGACAGGTATAAATTCTGCTATAACCTGCTCATGTTATCTATAACTGAGCTTAAACTGGAGAATTATCAAAGTGCCTTGAAATACGTCAGAGAAGCAGATGAGTTGGCTAGTGAGATAGGGGCTCTTTCATATAGTAGAGAAGCGCAAAGCATTTTAAATGATATTTTTTTAGAGTTAGGCGACTACAAACAGGCTTATCAAAGCTTGCGACTTTACCGTGAATTGTCGGACTCTCTTTATAGCATAGATAAAGAAAACACTGTCAAAGAACTCACCATCAAATACGAAACCGAACTCAAGGAACAAGAGATACAAAAACTCTCCTCCGAAAAAGAGCTTCAGGAAAAAGAAATACTTCTCGCCACCACAGAAAAGAATGCCTACATGATTGCCGTGGTGTTTGCGATTGCCCTGGCGCTGGCCATTCTGGCGTTTTTCACGCAAAGGCAAAAAGCCATGCAGCTACGAAGCGAAAAGGCGCTGGCGGAGCGAAATACGCAGATCAATTCACTGCTTCAGGAACAAGAGGTCAACACACTCAGCGCCTTACTCGAAGGGCAGGAGAAGGAACGCCTTCGTATTGCTGAAGAGCTGCACGACAGGCTGGGGAGCCTGCTTTCTGCCATAAAACTCAACTTTAACGGCTGGATAGGGAAGCGGGATCTGAGTCAGGACGAGGTGGAGGACTATTCTGCCAAAACCAGCGGTCTGCTCGATGAAGCCGTTACGGAGGTAAGGCGGGTGTCGCACAATCTTTCCACCGGTCAGGTGTCTCGCTATGGCCTGGTCGGATCCATGGAAGACCTGGCGGCCACCGTCAATCGCTCAGATAGCATCAAAATGAAAGTATTGCATTTCAACCTCGGCGAGCGCCTGCCCATCGAGCTGGAAACTGGCATTTACCGTATCGTGCAGGAAATGCTGGCCAACGTGCTGAAGCATGCTAACGCCCAAGAATTCACTGTTCAGTTGAGCAAGACAGACAATAGCGTTATCCTGACGGCCGAGGATGATGGTAAAGGATTTGACTACAGGGAGGCCAGAAAGCGGGGAGGCATTGGCCTTCATAATATTGACAATAGGGTAAAGAAATTCGGCGGGCAGTTCAGCGTGGACTCCTCACCGGGAAAAGGGACAATTTTCACATTTGAATTTCCATTAGAGGCATGA